A genomic stretch from Longibacter salinarum includes:
- the dnaX gene encoding DNA polymerase III subunit gamma/tau yields the protein MADSQRYLVTARKYRPKLFKEVVAQEHVTDTLKNALRLDRLAHAYLFSGPRGVGKTTSARILAKAINCETPREEREDGSEPCCECDSCLSFEDGRSMNVFEMDAASNNKVDDIRELRETVRIPPQGSTKKVYILDEVHMLSTAAFNALLKTLEEPPPHALFIFATTEPHKVLPTILSRCQRFDFRRIPVPNMVEHLRTICEEEDIQADEESLMLLARKGDGALRDALSAFDQAISLCGTTIEYGELTQALGVVDQDLFFQLTDHVADRSTAGVLKLVHHVVRNGYDLNEFLSGVAEHVRNLLVAHSLGADALEDVAESTRSRYVKDSNAFAESDLLRLLMITGEAEEDVKNTSQPRLRLEMALLKMASITRSTDLHAVLNKIDRLERMVDEGEIPDDLPLGNGSPASAASRSDSDGSEPDASESTADEEADPVQAEDEASPTDTSATKSPASGASTSNDAATQTVAAPVTEAETEVEEEAETESDEATAASPVEDESDESGTEDDSDQDDQTGGMPSSGDSGDGSSDGDGGAGIHPQDLFGTPALKKKQSSGDASGESENRAQATSGDAAPTDDTTLPEARPSEPTAEEVGVTEELSDLWPAFIKKVKADRIGVGTQLGPTQPVGFDNGVAEIGVPDNLTRERLRDKHRYLLDTLLESWDVDIESLRFVVQEPEEGDETTDTADKSMPLDPHEMLTQLRERYPSVDTLVNEFGAEPAY from the coding sequence ATGGCCGACTCGCAGCGATACCTCGTCACTGCCCGTAAGTACCGACCCAAGCTGTTCAAGGAGGTCGTTGCGCAGGAACACGTGACCGACACTCTCAAGAACGCGCTCCGCCTTGATCGTCTGGCGCACGCCTATCTTTTCAGTGGGCCGCGGGGTGTGGGAAAGACGACGTCGGCTCGTATTCTAGCGAAGGCCATCAATTGCGAAACGCCGCGGGAGGAGCGGGAGGACGGTTCGGAGCCGTGCTGCGAATGCGATTCGTGCCTGTCCTTCGAGGACGGGCGCAGCATGAACGTCTTTGAGATGGATGCGGCCTCCAACAACAAGGTCGATGACATCCGTGAACTCCGGGAGACGGTCCGGATTCCCCCGCAGGGTTCGACGAAGAAGGTTTACATCCTCGACGAGGTCCACATGCTCTCGACGGCGGCGTTTAACGCGCTGCTGAAGACGCTCGAGGAGCCCCCGCCGCACGCGCTGTTCATTTTCGCGACGACGGAGCCTCACAAGGTTCTTCCGACTATTCTCTCGCGCTGCCAGCGGTTCGACTTTCGCCGGATCCCGGTGCCGAACATGGTGGAGCACCTACGAACGATCTGCGAGGAGGAGGACATCCAGGCAGACGAGGAGTCGCTGATGCTTCTGGCTCGAAAGGGAGACGGAGCCCTTCGCGACGCACTGTCGGCCTTCGACCAGGCGATTTCACTGTGCGGTACGACGATCGAGTACGGCGAGCTCACGCAGGCTCTCGGCGTCGTCGACCAGGACCTCTTCTTCCAGCTTACCGACCATGTTGCCGATCGGTCGACCGCCGGCGTGCTAAAGCTCGTGCACCACGTGGTGCGCAACGGCTACGACCTGAACGAATTTCTGTCGGGGGTCGCCGAGCACGTCCGCAACCTGCTCGTCGCTCATTCGCTGGGCGCCGATGCGCTGGAGGACGTCGCCGAGTCGACGCGAAGCCGCTACGTCAAAGACAGCAACGCGTTTGCCGAGTCCGATCTTCTTCGGTTGCTCATGATCACGGGCGAAGCCGAGGAGGACGTCAAGAACACGTCGCAGCCGCGGCTGAGGCTGGAGATGGCGCTGCTCAAAATGGCGTCGATCACGCGCTCAACCGACCTACACGCGGTGCTCAACAAGATCGACCGCCTGGAGCGCATGGTGGACGAAGGTGAGATTCCGGATGACTTGCCTCTCGGAAATGGGAGTCCCGCGTCGGCGGCGTCCCGTTCCGATTCCGACGGCTCAGAGCCCGATGCCTCGGAGTCAACTGCCGACGAGGAGGCGGACCCTGTGCAGGCTGAAGATGAGGCGTCGCCGACGGATACATCCGCGACAAAATCGCCCGCATCCGGAGCCTCGACCTCAAACGACGCTGCAACACAGACCGTCGCCGCACCCGTCACGGAGGCCGAGACGGAAGTGGAGGAGGAAGCCGAGACGGAGTCGGACGAAGCGACCGCCGCGTCACCGGTCGAGGACGAGAGCGACGAGTCCGGCACGGAAGACGACAGCGATCAAGATGATCAGACGGGCGGGATGCCTTCGTCGGGAGACTCGGGCGACGGGTCCAGCGATGGCGACGGGGGGGCGGGAATTCATCCGCAGGATCTCTTCGGTACGCCTGCACTGAAGAAGAAACAGTCGTCCGGGGACGCCTCGGGCGAATCAGAGAATCGGGCCCAGGCGACGTCCGGCGACGCAGCTCCGACCGATGATACAACGCTTCCCGAGGCGCGTCCGAGCGAACCGACGGCTGAAGAAGTCGGCGTTACGGAAGAATTGAGTGACCTCTGGCCCGCCTTTATCAAAAAGGTGAAAGCGGACCGCATCGGTGTCGGCACGCAGCTCGGCCCCACGCAACCGGTCGGGTTCGACAACGGCGTGGCAGAGATTGGCGTCCCCGACAACCTGACCCGCGAACGGCTGCGAGATAAGCACCGCTACCTTCTCGATACGCTGCTGGAGTCGTGGGACGTGGACATCGAGTCCCTTCGATTTGTCGTGCAGGAGCCGGAAGAAGGCGACGAGACGACCGATACGGCCGACAAAAGTATGCCGCTCGATCCACACGAGATGCTGACGCAGCTTCGCGAGCGGTATCCGAGCGTCGACACGTTGGTTAACGAGTTCGGTGCCGAGCCGGCGTACTAG
- a CDS encoding thymidine kinase produces the protein MSVTEPHIVDRARAAGWIEVICGSMFSGKTEELIRRLRRARIARQSTEAFKPAIDNRYAEDEVVSHDATAISTTPVHTASQILLLAEDVDVVGIDEAQFFDPELVEVCQQLAADGRRVIVTGLDQDYKGQPFEPIPQLMAVAEHVTKLHAICVVCGGPANHSQRIVAGDDRVLLGATDAYEPRCRNCFKPHPVEVDRDHLEALNLDALDVVKRDSTAASSSDDPNQAKETMEEPASSPSNE, from the coding sequence ATGTCCGTCACGGAGCCTCATATTGTCGATCGCGCGCGTGCCGCCGGTTGGATCGAAGTCATCTGCGGGTCCATGTTCAGTGGAAAAACCGAGGAGCTAATTCGTCGGCTCCGTCGCGCTCGCATCGCTCGGCAGAGCACCGAGGCGTTCAAGCCCGCCATCGACAACCGCTACGCCGAGGACGAGGTCGTTTCTCACGACGCAACGGCCATCTCAACGACGCCCGTGCACACTGCGTCCCAGATCCTGCTGCTGGCCGAGGATGTCGACGTCGTCGGGATCGATGAGGCGCAGTTTTTCGATCCAGAACTGGTCGAGGTCTGCCAGCAGCTGGCGGCCGATGGACGGCGCGTAATCGTGACGGGCCTCGATCAGGATTACAAGGGCCAACCCTTTGAGCCGATCCCGCAGCTCATGGCCGTAGCGGAGCACGTGACCAAGTTGCACGCGATCTGCGTCGTGTGTGGCGGACCGGCAAACCATTCGCAGCGGATCGTGGCCGGGGATGACCGCGTGTTGCTCGGAGCGACCGACGCCTATGAGCCGCGCTGTCGCAACTGCTTCAAGCCTCATCCGGTCGAGGTTGATCGCGATCATCTCGAGGCGCTCAATCTCGATGCACTGGACGTGGTGAAGAGGGATTCGACCGCTGCATCGTCATCTGACGATCCGAACCAAGCGAAGGAAACGATGGAAGAACCCGCTTCATCGCCCTCGAACGAGTAG
- a CDS encoding tetratricopeptide repeat protein, which yields MARLLLLLLAALTAFPMGAHAVSVPDSLHEIWHDGTEAYRQGRYAQAASSYETIANAGYESASLFYNLGNAYFRLGDVGKAIRFYEKARRLRPADSRIAHNLDMARSRSEASAQDIARGGISRVVRGWPAPLMLVIGLALWALGLVAVAWLWRKEETDDVLQRRWYRRSAAAVAGIGLVTAGLAIGADYLQSLDQRAVVLVDRVPMHATPTAAEAKGAKSDSTAVAEGVEPDTVLVEGTVVLLRSEREGWTRVEDPTGRTGWIPSPALGEI from the coding sequence ATGGCTCGTCTGCTTCTCCTGCTTCTTGCTGCGCTCACAGCGTTCCCGATGGGAGCGCATGCCGTGTCCGTACCGGATTCGCTCCACGAGATCTGGCACGACGGTACGGAAGCGTATCGACAGGGGCGATATGCGCAGGCTGCATCGTCCTATGAGACGATCGCAAATGCTGGGTACGAGAGCGCGTCCCTCTTTTACAACCTCGGCAACGCCTACTTTCGACTCGGCGACGTCGGCAAAGCCATTCGATTCTACGAAAAAGCGCGTCGCCTGCGTCCGGCGGATTCGCGGATCGCGCACAACCTGGACATGGCACGGAGTCGGTCGGAGGCATCGGCTCAGGACATTGCCCGTGGCGGTATCTCGCGCGTCGTCCGCGGGTGGCCGGCGCCGCTGATGCTGGTGATCGGTCTCGCACTATGGGCGCTTGGGTTGGTCGCCGTGGCATGGCTGTGGCGAAAGGAGGAGACAGACGACGTACTGCAGAGGCGCTGGTACCGTCGAAGCGCTGCGGCCGTCGCCGGGATCGGCCTCGTGACCGCAGGTCTTGCCATCGGTGCCGACTATCTGCAGTCGCTCGACCAGCGGGCGGTCGTTCTGGTGGACCGGGTGCCGATGCATGCCACACCGACGGCCGCCGAGGCGAAAGGAGCGAAGTCCGACAGCACCGCCGTCGCTGAAGGAGTGGAGCCGGACACGGTTCTGGTGGAAGGCACGGTCGTGCTCCTCCGATCCGAGCGCGAAGGATGGACCCGCGTCGAGGATCCGACCGGTCGCACCGGGTGGATCCCGTCGCCCGCTCTGGGGGAAATATGA
- a CDS encoding BatD family protein: MVAPIVNARNQTHRRRPVVSGHAVALVWVMVFAVASIGTATAQSDVQVQASTDRTEVGAEDVITYKITVSGVSPSAVETPEPPPTTNLVLKDPTPVATRDLSFKSGKMGRSISFEWRYQPMRVGIARLRETDVVINGEAFTTSEIRVRIVPQSQAPAASMGAQRPSRSDPSVDPSAISSLKPDDLFIRVTSSTDRVYQNEQATVEYRLFFRPGVQLRHSRLASAWDANGFWREELDVASRPIPNNDRVNGETYRTIMLKRVAVFPTRTGTLQVDPLQIETEAYSADRVNARTRFRSQSQYEPIKLSSSSISLNVNALPAGAPPAFSGAVGQFSLDANVRSDSAHVGGSVRLDVTVRGSGNIATLQPPEVEVPAAFEMYDPKVNTRLDRGGTRIRGKKTFTYILVPGENGRYTLPPVSFAYFDPEAEQFEVLKTDPIRLDVTGDAAPAALGTTGAGLPVGDIAGLMASPKLEEKAPLPLHRRAWPYAAIVIPLLIAAGLIVVRRPTAPSAPPALETANARLEEARKRMRQDEDADIYALLERAVLGFVSDRTGVSVAGFSRDRLDRFLERAGADREHRNGLRELLDACDQARFAPSGPQHDAMQIAHRRARTLIRHFDERLSDTTP; encoded by the coding sequence ATGGTCGCACCGATTGTCAACGCACGTAACCAGACGCACCGCCGCCGTCCCGTCGTCTCCGGGCACGCGGTGGCGTTGGTGTGGGTCATGGTGTTTGCCGTGGCTTCGATCGGCACCGCGACGGCGCAGTCCGACGTGCAAGTCCAGGCATCCACGGATCGAACGGAGGTCGGCGCTGAGGACGTCATCACCTACAAAATTACGGTGAGTGGGGTCTCTCCCTCGGCCGTTGAGACGCCGGAGCCGCCCCCGACGACGAACCTGGTGCTCAAAGATCCCACGCCCGTCGCGACGCGAGATTTGTCGTTCAAGAGCGGCAAAATGGGGCGGTCGATTAGCTTCGAGTGGCGATACCAGCCCATGCGTGTTGGGATTGCGCGGCTTCGAGAAACCGATGTCGTGATCAACGGGGAGGCATTCACCACGAGTGAGATTCGCGTCCGCATCGTACCCCAGAGCCAGGCTCCTGCCGCCTCGATGGGGGCCCAGCGCCCCTCACGATCCGACCCGAGTGTGGATCCCTCAGCGATTTCGTCCCTGAAGCCGGATGACCTTTTTATTCGCGTGACATCGAGCACCGACCGCGTGTACCAGAACGAGCAAGCCACGGTCGAATATCGCCTCTTCTTTCGTCCGGGAGTCCAGCTGCGGCACAGCCGGCTGGCCAGCGCGTGGGACGCAAACGGCTTCTGGCGCGAGGAGCTCGACGTGGCATCGCGCCCGATTCCGAACAACGACCGTGTGAATGGCGAAACCTATCGCACGATCATGCTGAAACGCGTGGCGGTCTTCCCCACGCGAACGGGCACCCTTCAGGTGGATCCCCTGCAGATCGAAACGGAAGCATACTCCGCCGACCGCGTGAATGCGCGAACGCGGTTCCGGTCGCAAAGCCAGTACGAGCCGATCAAGCTCTCGTCGTCATCCATTTCGTTGAACGTAAACGCGTTGCCGGCAGGAGCGCCGCCCGCTTTCAGTGGAGCGGTCGGACAGTTTTCCCTCGATGCAAACGTGCGTTCGGACTCGGCCCACGTCGGGGGATCCGTCCGGCTTGATGTGACCGTGCGTGGGAGTGGAAATATCGCAACGCTCCAGCCGCCTGAGGTGGAGGTGCCGGCCGCGTTCGAGATGTACGACCCCAAGGTCAACACTCGGCTAGACCGTGGCGGCACGCGCATTCGCGGCAAAAAGACCTTCACGTACATTCTCGTGCCGGGCGAAAACGGACGCTACACGCTGCCGCCGGTGTCGTTTGCGTACTTCGACCCGGAGGCGGAGCAATTCGAGGTGCTGAAGACGGATCCGATTCGCCTTGATGTCACCGGAGATGCTGCGCCTGCGGCACTCGGCACGACCGGAGCTGGTCTTCCCGTCGGCGATATTGCAGGCCTGATGGCATCGCCCAAACTTGAGGAAAAAGCCCCTCTGCCGTTACATCGACGGGCGTGGCCATATGCCGCAATCGTGATTCCACTGCTCATCGCAGCCGGCCTGATCGTCGTGCGACGTCCCACGGCGCCATCCGCACCACCGGCTCTGGAGACCGCCAATGCCCGGCTCGAAGAAGCCAGGAAACGGATGCGCCAGGACGAGGATGCCGATATTTATGCTCTTCTGGAGCGCGCCGTCCTCGGTTTCGTCAGTGATCGCACCGGAGTATCGGTTGCGGGTTTTTCGCGCGATCGGCTCGACCGATTTCTCGAACGCGCGGGAGCCGATCGGGAGCATCGCAACGGGCTGCGTGAGCTGCTTGACGCATGCGACCAGGCTCGTTTCGCGCCATCGGGACCGCAGCACGATGCGATGCAGATCGCCCACCGACGGGCACGCACGCTCATTCGACATTTCGACGAACGACTTTCTGATACAACGCCGTAG
- a CDS encoding tetratricopeptide repeat protein produces MRALWIILLIGVLGADAEEDGRRGNLLYEQGNYEAAESAYRSALTSLADSSGAVYAALQHNLGATLYQQKEFADAQTAFTRSYEAAETDAERARSLYNAGNAAARNGSLETAMDFFRRTLLVDPSFEEARHNYEIIQRRLQERRPQGGAPPPDVDPSSFAQRIKRQAEALVAEQKYQRAIMVMENGLQRDSTVRAYRDFIQRLRDVSTIDEMP; encoded by the coding sequence ATGCGCGCTCTCTGGATCATTTTGCTGATTGGCGTCCTCGGCGCGGATGCGGAGGAGGACGGCCGACGTGGGAATCTCCTGTATGAACAGGGAAACTACGAGGCCGCAGAATCGGCGTATCGGTCGGCGCTAACATCGCTTGCCGACTCGAGCGGTGCAGTATACGCGGCCCTGCAGCACAATCTGGGCGCGACGCTGTACCAGCAGAAGGAGTTTGCCGATGCACAGACCGCCTTTACGCGATCGTACGAGGCAGCGGAAACGGACGCGGAACGGGCACGGTCGCTGTACAATGCCGGGAACGCCGCAGCACGGAACGGTTCACTGGAAACGGCGATGGACTTTTTCCGCCGGACGCTTCTTGTCGATCCGTCCTTTGAAGAGGCTCGGCACAACTACGAGATCATTCAACGCAGACTTCAGGAGCGCCGTCCGCAGGGAGGGGCACCGCCGCCGGACGTTGACCCGTCGTCATTCGCCCAGCGTATCAAGCGACAGGCCGAAGCACTGGTGGCCGAGCAGAAGTACCAGCGAGCGATTATGGTGATGGAGAACGGCTTGCAGCGTGACTCGACCGTCCGCGCTTATAGAGACTTCATTCAGCGCCTCCGCGACGTGTCAACCATTGACGAGATGCCCTAG
- a CDS encoding vWA domain-containing protein: MLWLHPTYLWFLTGGLVVAALIGWAAWRRQKTAKRFGSIAMVQRLAESVMSGRRFVRAVLLVVVVTLLGFSLAGPRMGTRVQEVERKGVDLVVALDVSQSMLAEDVAPNRLERAKNEIKSLVDELSGDRVGLVLFAGDGFVQCPLTTDYDAVRLFLDVAEPPLIPTPGTNFRAAFYSAQQAFARTRTDTTGQAPRSRALLVVSDGENHEGDVDDLQAMAEDNGWTVFTAGVGERDGAPVPEIQNGQRMGVKRGPDGEIVRSRLDESALTALAETGAYFRIARTSSALADLTSALNRLEKSSFGVEQFEEHEEYFQWPLGLALILLIAELAVVERRRTVT; the protein is encoded by the coding sequence ATGCTCTGGCTTCATCCGACATATTTGTGGTTCCTGACGGGTGGCCTCGTCGTGGCGGCTCTGATCGGGTGGGCTGCGTGGCGTCGTCAGAAGACGGCAAAGCGGTTCGGGTCGATCGCCATGGTGCAGCGACTCGCAGAATCCGTAATGTCCGGCCGTCGGTTCGTGCGTGCGGTCCTCCTGGTTGTGGTCGTGACGCTTCTCGGATTTTCGCTGGCCGGGCCGAGGATGGGGACGCGTGTACAGGAGGTCGAGCGGAAAGGCGTCGATCTCGTCGTGGCGCTCGACGTGTCACAGTCGATGCTGGCAGAGGACGTGGCTCCGAATCGGTTGGAGCGGGCGAAGAACGAAATCAAGTCGCTCGTTGACGAACTGAGCGGCGACCGCGTCGGGCTCGTTCTCTTCGCCGGAGACGGCTTCGTGCAGTGCCCATTGACGACCGACTACGACGCCGTTCGCCTATTTCTTGACGTCGCGGAGCCGCCGCTGATCCCGACGCCCGGTACCAACTTCCGGGCTGCCTTCTATTCCGCTCAGCAGGCGTTCGCTCGTACACGAACCGATACGACGGGGCAGGCGCCGCGCTCCCGGGCTCTTCTCGTCGTGTCGGACGGGGAGAACCATGAGGGCGACGTGGACGATCTACAAGCGATGGCCGAGGACAACGGGTGGACGGTCTTCACGGCCGGCGTCGGAGAACGTGACGGTGCGCCGGTGCCCGAGATACAGAACGGCCAGCGGATGGGTGTCAAGCGCGGACCCGATGGCGAGATCGTGCGGTCGCGCCTCGACGAGTCGGCACTGACGGCCCTTGCGGAAACTGGAGCGTATTTTCGTATCGCTCGAACATCGAGTGCATTGGCGGATCTGACGAGCGCTCTTAATCGTTTGGAAAAGTCCTCGTTCGGTGTCGAGCAGTTTGAGGAGCACGAAGAGTACTTTCAATGGCCTCTCGGGCTGGCGTTGATTCTTTTGATCGCCGAGCTCGCCGTGGTGGAACGTCGCCGCACGGTGACGTAA
- a CDS encoding vWA domain-containing protein yields the protein MIFAHPDILWFLLLVPLLGAWRWWRSRNEAGLRFSDVGPARTASPSWRVRLRVVPDLLKLAALAIGIVALARPQERDVVRTRNAEGIDIMLVLDTSTSMRAEDFRPNRFEAARDVASEFIDGRVSDRVGLVVFAAKAYTQAPLTLDYDFLQEMLDEVRVGVIQDGTAIGTALAMAVNRLKRTEAESKVVILLTDGQNNRGEIDPITASEVAQAMDVRVYAIGVGSKGTAPFIIDQPFVGQQRQMLPVEIDEDMLRTVAQNTGGRYFRATSKRALRDIYDEIGELEKSEIDERIYTDVEERYPTFLIPAFGLLLLGTLLQSTALRRFP from the coding sequence ATGATCTTCGCGCATCCCGACATATTGTGGTTTCTTCTGCTCGTGCCGCTCCTTGGCGCGTGGCGGTGGTGGCGGTCGCGGAACGAGGCGGGCCTCCGGTTTAGTGACGTCGGTCCGGCCCGCACGGCTTCGCCGTCCTGGCGGGTTCGGTTGCGTGTAGTGCCCGATCTTCTCAAGCTGGCGGCGCTGGCCATCGGGATTGTGGCGCTGGCCCGGCCACAAGAGCGGGACGTCGTTCGCACGCGCAACGCTGAGGGCATCGACATCATGCTCGTGCTGGACACCTCGACGTCAATGCGAGCGGAGGACTTTCGCCCGAACCGCTTCGAAGCGGCCCGTGACGTCGCCAGCGAGTTCATCGACGGCCGCGTTTCGGATCGTGTCGGTCTGGTCGTGTTCGCTGCTAAAGCGTACACGCAGGCGCCCCTGACACTCGATTACGATTTTCTGCAGGAAATGCTGGACGAGGTGCGCGTCGGGGTGATTCAGGATGGTACGGCGATCGGTACCGCCCTCGCGATGGCCGTTAATCGACTGAAAAGGACGGAGGCGGAGAGCAAGGTCGTCATCCTCCTGACCGACGGACAGAACAATCGCGGCGAAATCGACCCGATTACGGCGTCTGAAGTTGCGCAGGCGATGGACGTACGTGTCTATGCGATTGGAGTGGGGTCGAAGGGAACGGCGCCCTTCATCATCGACCAGCCGTTTGTGGGACAGCAACGTCAGATGCTGCCCGTGGAGATCGACGAAGACATGCTACGCACTGTCGCGCAGAATACCGGTGGACGCTACTTCCGGGCCACGAGCAAGCGAGCGCTTCGCGATATTTACGACGAGATTGGCGAGCTGGAGAAAAGCGAGATCGACGAACGCATCTACACCGACGTCGAGGAGCGATATCCAACGTTCCTGATTCCTGCATTCGGTCTACTTCTCCTTGGCACGCTCCTCCAGTCCACCGCCCTCCGCCGCTTCCCCTGA
- a CDS encoding SIR2 family NAD-dependent protein deacylase produces MHSDTLIKRLRNAAHVAVLTGAGISAESGIPTFRDPGGIWEKFEPQELANVDAFLDNPELVQGWYRHRRQIVEGAEPNAGHRALVDLEQHVATVTTITQNVDDLHNRAGSADVIELHGNITHNYCMDCETDVAPERVDEAIEQGEPATCPECGGLVRPDVVWFGEMLPPDAMDRASQATTDCDVFLSVGTSTVVYPAARLPMLAKESGAYVVEVNPDRTPISGDVDEYLAGPAGEVLPALLSALAEG; encoded by the coding sequence ATGCACAGTGATACGCTGATCAAGCGTCTTCGGAATGCTGCCCATGTTGCCGTTCTCACGGGGGCAGGCATTTCGGCGGAGAGCGGCATTCCCACGTTCCGTGATCCCGGCGGCATCTGGGAAAAGTTTGAACCTCAGGAGCTCGCGAATGTCGATGCCTTTCTCGATAACCCCGAACTCGTCCAGGGATGGTATCGGCACCGTCGTCAGATTGTGGAAGGAGCGGAGCCGAACGCCGGCCACCGGGCGCTGGTCGATCTGGAGCAGCACGTCGCCACCGTGACCACGATCACGCAAAACGTGGATGATCTGCACAACCGGGCAGGAAGCGCCGATGTGATCGAGCTCCACGGTAACATCACACACAACTATTGCATGGACTGCGAGACCGACGTTGCGCCTGAGCGTGTGGATGAGGCGATCGAACAGGGAGAACCAGCTACGTGCCCTGAGTGCGGTGGGCTCGTTCGCCCGGATGTGGTCTGGTTTGGCGAAATGCTGCCGCCCGACGCGATGGACCGGGCCAGTCAGGCGACGACAGACTGCGATGTCTTTCTGAGTGTGGGTACGAGCACCGTTGTGTATCCCGCCGCACGGCTACCGATGCTCGCGAAGGAGTCCGGCGCGTACGTTGTGGAAGTCAATCCGGATCGGACGCCGATTTCCGGTGACGTGGATGAGTATCTCGCGGGGCCGGCCGGGGAGGTGCTACCGGCCCTTCTTTCAGCTCTTGCAGAAGGCTGA
- a CDS encoding DUF4381 family protein has translation MRLFLVLLLFSLTVGVDAQAQQIPARLDAYVTADSVAVGQRFTLVVMAEHGFAVDVQFPEQDAGPLIFGDVQVVEPRQTGERYLGADAPGQRVDSARYTVTTFALDSARVPTLPVRVITSGGDTLVGATPPVSIPVYATVPSDENQLRGLTPLASFPEPRWPWVLLAVAVISLVGVLAYLWWSRNDDTEEEPVVEEVEPETSPYERITEDLRELDRLDVTEPGNAKRFYVRLSESLRRYLAARLGMQTMERTTREVVEILEQRTDVPPVVTSRVRAVLELADLVKFSNARASVDDSETALQEAHNVVDIVESHHVEKASASPPPAGRSVNAG, from the coding sequence GTGCGCCTTTTTTTAGTGCTTCTGTTGTTTTCATTGACCGTCGGGGTCGATGCGCAAGCACAGCAGATCCCGGCTCGCCTCGACGCGTACGTGACGGCCGACAGTGTCGCTGTCGGGCAGCGCTTCACGCTCGTCGTCATGGCTGAGCACGGGTTCGCGGTCGACGTGCAATTTCCCGAGCAGGATGCCGGGCCGCTGATCTTTGGCGACGTGCAGGTGGTGGAGCCGCGACAAACGGGGGAACGATACCTGGGTGCGGATGCGCCGGGCCAGCGCGTCGACAGCGCACGCTACACCGTCACAACCTTCGCTCTCGACTCCGCGCGCGTGCCGACGTTGCCCGTTCGCGTCATCACGTCTGGTGGCGATACCCTCGTGGGGGCGACGCCGCCCGTGTCGATTCCCGTGTACGCGACGGTCCCGTCCGATGAAAACCAGCTTCGCGGGCTGACGCCCCTTGCGAGTTTTCCCGAACCGCGGTGGCCCTGGGTGCTGCTCGCGGTCGCTGTGATAAGCCTGGTCGGTGTGCTGGCGTATCTCTGGTGGTCGCGAAATGACGACACGGAGGAAGAGCCGGTGGTGGAAGAGGTTGAGCCAGAAACGTCTCCGTACGAGCGGATCACGGAGGATCTGCGGGAACTCGACAGGCTCGACGTGACGGAGCCCGGCAACGCGAAACGGTTCTACGTTCGCCTGTCCGAAAGTCTCCGGCGCTATCTGGCTGCGCGACTTGGAATGCAAACGATGGAGCGAACCACGCGAGAGGTGGTAGAAATCCTGGAGCAGCGCACGGACGTGCCTCCGGTGGTGACGAGCCGCGTACGTGCGGTTCTGGAGCTTGCTGACCTGGTCAAGTTCTCCAATGCGCGCGCCTCGGTCGACGACAGCGAGACCGCGCTACAGGAAGCGCACAACGTCGTCGATATCGTCGAGTCGCACCACGTTGAGAAGGCATCCGCATCCCCTCCACCGGCAGGGCGTTCCGTTAACGCGGGGTAA